In Nitrosopumilaceae archaeon, the following are encoded in one genomic region:
- a CDS encoding response regulator — MTISHKNDEPTTAIVIDDDHDAADAFSEYLELMKIRVLGKGYNGKDAVDMYLKFRPSIVFLDVMMPDYDGIYALEKIKEINPRASIIIITADQTEERENKLVKLGASEIIYKPIEFDSMRLVTGHN; from the coding sequence ATGACAATCTCACACAAAAATGACGAACCAACAACTGCTATAGTCATAGATGATGATCACGATGCAGCAGATGCCTTCTCTGAATACCTTGAACTAATGAAAATCCGTGTTTTAGGCAAGGGCTACAATGGCAAGGATGCCGTAGATATGTATCTTAAATTCAGACCCAGCATTGTCTTTTTGGATGTAATGATGCCAGATTACGACGGCATCTATGCGCTTGAAAAGATCAAAGAGATTAATCCTCGTGCTAGCATAATAATAATAACAGCTGATCAAACTGAAGAGAGAGAAAACAAACTAGTCAAGCTTGGTGCGTCAGAAATTATCTACAAGCCTATTGAGTTTGATAGTATGAGATTAGTCACAGGACATAACTGA
- a CDS encoding universal stress protein codes for MELFAFYGRILGQIGPMVLSGKPMHESIASYAKDHEVDLIVMGSRGLTGLKKKLLGSVSEGVSQNVPCEVIVVK; via the coding sequence TTGGAATTATTTGCATTTTATGGTCGTATTCTTGGACAGATTGGTCCGATGGTTCTTTCAGGAAAACCTATGCATGAGTCAATCGCATCATATGCAAAGGATCATGAGGTTGATCTCATAGTAATGGGTTCTCGGGGATTGACAGGTCTGAAGAAAAAACTACTTGGAAGTGTGTCAGAAGGTGTATCACAAAACGTTCCATGCGAAGTCATCGTTGTAAAATAG
- a CDS encoding YncE family protein, whose amino-acid sequence MVILNLILVSLFADNVFAYTLDTMGHTDEQASGIAVNSKTHLIYMSTHSGQVYVINGSTTNIISKIDVGYDANRIAINEKTNTIYVDDLTNKVSVIDGNKNAVTGQFETGLCSCDVAVNPITNTVYVVNPVSDVSIYIIKGTTNQIVDKIKAINPVFVTVNPNTNMIYVTNSRTGALQGKTDSVYVINGTTNKIVDEVFVGKGAYGISVNPTTDKIYVANQNDNSVSVIDGNTNKVVGNIQVTGYPHEITVNPITNTIYVSSSYDGVSVIDGFKNTVVATIKMDMAPSKVAVDTERNLEYVVNNYNDSISIIKNTVDENYTISTIEPVAKEIQANNTTIASTAIIWNPPSFSVGAFPGASLPLNFSSNQNLNGVLVNISNQLDWLVLQSGSAINIQQGDQTLPISLVILPNASSGWHNGTITFSVNGVQLHKQFYLNMLVPPTVSNIMQQNPYGEMVTVMSPSYSPYFNNTYDAAQYLIFKNGKVLPIRVFYDIFSNMTVAQFTKLANNTAHTNNEPSIPVFPSKTSQESKTISIPAWVKLTAGWWAYGHVGNSDFMKGIQYLIQQKIIKIPQTVQYTSLQPGQIPQWIKNDAGWWANDQISDDEFVKGIQYLIDNGIIIV is encoded by the coding sequence TTGGTTATCCTGAATCTCATACTAGTTTCTTTGTTTGCAGATAATGTATTTGCGTATACTTTAGACACTATGGGGCATACAGATGAGCAAGCATCTGGAATTGCCGTTAATTCAAAAACTCATTTAATTTACATGAGTACTCATTCTGGTCAAGTATACGTAATTAATGGAAGTACCACTAACATAATTAGTAAAATCGATGTTGGTTACGATGCCAACAGAATAGCAATCAATGAAAAAACAAATACCATTTACGTTGATGATTTGACAAATAAGGTATCTGTCATAGATGGAAACAAGAATGCTGTAACAGGCCAATTTGAAACTGGTTTATGTTCATGTGATGTTGCTGTCAATCCAATTACCAATACGGTTTATGTCGTCAATCCTGTCTCAGATGTATCAATTTACATCATAAAGGGAACGACAAACCAGATAGTGGATAAGATTAAGGCAATCAACCCAGTTTTTGTAACTGTCAATCCAAATACCAATATGATTTACGTTACAAATTCAAGAACTGGCGCATTACAAGGAAAGACAGATTCAGTTTATGTAATTAATGGAACCACGAATAAGATTGTAGACGAAGTCTTTGTGGGCAAAGGAGCTTATGGAATATCTGTAAATCCCACAACAGACAAGATATATGTTGCAAATCAAAATGATAATTCTGTTTCCGTCATAGATGGTAATACCAATAAGGTAGTTGGAAATATCCAAGTGACTGGCTATCCACATGAAATAACCGTTAATCCCATAACAAATACAATCTATGTATCTTCCTCATATGATGGTGTATCAGTAATTGATGGATTCAAGAATACTGTTGTGGCTACAATCAAGATGGATATGGCCCCTTCCAAGGTAGCTGTTGATACAGAAAGAAATTTGGAATATGTGGTTAACAACTATAATGATTCAATCTCAATTATTAAGAATACTGTAGATGAGAATTATACAATATCAACTATCGAGCCTGTTGCAAAGGAAATTCAGGCTAATAACACAACAATTGCATCAACAGCAATTATTTGGAATCCACCATCATTTAGCGTTGGGGCATTTCCAGGTGCTTCTCTCCCTCTAAATTTTAGCAGCAACCAGAACTTGAATGGAGTTTTAGTTAATATCTCAAATCAACTAGATTGGCTTGTTTTACAATCAGGTTCGGCCATAAATATTCAACAAGGTGATCAAACACTCCCAATATCGCTTGTGATTTTACCTAACGCATCAAGTGGTTGGCACAATGGAACGATTACCTTCTCAGTTAACGGAGTCCAATTGCATAAACAATTCTATCTTAACATGTTAGTTCCGCCGACTGTTTCAAATATCATGCAGCAAAATCCATATGGAGAGATGGTAACAGTAATGTCTCCATCATATTCTCCGTATTTTAATAACACATACGATGCTGCACAATATTTAATATTTAAAAATGGAAAAGTTCTTCCAATCCGTGTCTTCTACGATATATTTTCAAACATGACAGTTGCACAATTTACGAAACTTGCAAATAATACAGCACATACCAATAATGAACCATCAATACCAGTCTTTCCAAGCAAAACATCCCAAGAATCAAAGACTATTTCCATTCCAGCATGGGTAAAACTCACTGCAGGATGGTGGGCATACGGACATGTTGGAAATTCTGATTTTATGAAAGGAATACAATACCTTATTCAACAGAAAATAATCAAAATTCCTCAAACTGTTCAGTACACATCATTACAACCTGGCCAAATACCACAGTGGATAAAAAATGATGCTGGTTGGTGGGCAAATGATCAGATATCTGATGATGAATTTGTAAAAGGAATTCAGTATTTGATTGATAATGGCATCATAATAGTTTAG
- a CDS encoding DUF1059 domain-containing protein, with amino-acid sequence MAIEFKCSDVGLDCRWSVIASTDDIIMETISDHLASEHNMKEIPHALRDKIKNSINHTGFN; translated from the coding sequence TTGGCAATAGAGTTCAAATGTTCTGATGTAGGATTAGATTGTAGATGGTCTGTAATTGCATCTACTGACGATATCATTATGGAAACCATATCGGATCATCTTGCTAGTGAACACAATATGAAAGAAATTCCTCATGCATTGAGGGATAAAATAAAAAACTCCATCAACCATACGGGATTCAATTGA
- a CDS encoding 6-bladed beta-propeller encodes MYCKNCGKELPSPDADICINCGKLLEKSKATESFSEPAKRPSKAWYLVPIFFGIMGGLIMYLVIKDEDKRMAKKGLTLGIVIGAVGIALVIIIYGVLFGVILNNMYSSNHFSTNSRQINLPSGIAIDSSDNIYVLDNDRVEKFNSAGVFQLYFGSQGSGNGQTHFPQNIAIDKANNIYITDSGNNRIEKFDSNGNYLSQFGTAGYGNGQFQNPTAIAIDSSGKIYVSDETNCRIEIFDSNGNYLSQFGTAGSGQGQIAGSFGIALDHSGNIYVTDFNSPSNGRVEKFDSNGNYLSQFGTAGSGNGQLKGPNAITVDRSGNIYVIDQGNSRIVKFDSNGNYLSQFGSLGSGHAQFINPEGITIDSSGNIYVTDLTNNRIEKFDSNGNYLSQFG; translated from the coding sequence TTGTACTGTAAAAATTGTGGTAAAGAATTACCGTCACCTGATGCCGATATCTGTATAAATTGTGGAAAGCTTTTAGAAAAATCAAAAGCAACCGAAAGTTTTTCCGAACCAGCCAAAAGGCCATCTAAAGCGTGGTACTTGGTACCAATTTTCTTTGGAATCATGGGTGGTCTGATAATGTATCTTGTCATAAAAGACGAAGATAAGAGAATGGCAAAAAAAGGACTCACTCTGGGAATAGTAATAGGTGCAGTTGGAATTGCACTTGTAATAATTATTTATGGTGTATTATTTGGTGTAATACTCAATAATATGTACAGTTCAAATCATTTTAGTACCAATTCCCGCCAAATCAACCTTCCATCTGGCATTGCAATTGACAGCTCAGACAACATTTACGTCCTAGATAATGATAGAGTAGAAAAATTCAATTCCGCAGGAGTATTTCAGTTGTATTTTGGCTCGCAAGGATCAGGCAACGGACAGACGCATTTTCCACAAAATATAGCAATTGACAAAGCAAATAACATTTACATCACAGATTCTGGCAATAATAGAATAGAAAAGTTCGATTCAAATGGTAACTATCTCTCACAGTTTGGTACTGCAGGCTACGGCAACGGCCAGTTCCAAAATCCAACTGCCATTGCAATTGACAGCTCTGGAAAAATTTACGTCTCAGATGAGACCAATTGCAGGATTGAGATATTCGATTCTAACGGTAACTATCTATCACAGTTTGGTACTGCTGGTTCAGGTCAGGGCCAGATTGCTGGTTCATTTGGGATTGCACTTGACCACTCTGGAAACATTTACGTTACAGATTTTAATAGCCCCTCAAACGGCAGAGTAGAAAAGTTCGATTCTAACGGTAACTATCTATCACAGTTTGGTACTGCAGGTTCAGGTAATGGTCAGCTCAAAGGTCCAAATGCGATTACAGTTGACAGATCTGGCAATATCTATGTCATAGATCAAGGCAACAGCAGAATAGTGAAGTTTGATTCTAACGGTAACTATCTATCACAGTTTGGCTCACTAGGTTCAGGCCATGCCCAGTTCATAAATCCAGAAGGAATCACTATTGACAGTTCAGGAAATATTTACGTTACAGATTTAACCAATAACAGAATAGAAAAGTTTGATTCTAACGGTAACTATCTATCACAGTTTGGCTGA
- a CDS encoding YIP1 family protein, with product MIDRRLTILKDVVIHPKSALREINENGKSYFFAAIAILVALSIGSELLQVDNQLSKLTGSTFEKTLQFFLIGASIGVEFLITGLVLYVGRFLKGKANFRGLFSSFQYAGVIPAILMSTIISYMNTSILPSVTNHESHGLIKLLFVGSAMLPVFVWSIILSIIACREAHGFSTGRSIATFLISGLIIAIIAIVIILSSLLGSNAFMGAITPAPSNNHATYSASTVGIKVNKPVGDMAFNSVTNKLYAITNPSIGTGYAGLLVIDSSKNELIQQIRFSHLPLSVAVNPNTNLIYVGRMSDEIHSYKSVVDVINGANYQIISSIEVGESAKDIAINTNTNMVYVANFWSDSVSVIDGLTNKVVKTIMVGKNPTSIAVDSTTNKIYVTNNNSGRGDPYDDRIFVIDGKSLQVSNIIQVGKRPWEIDVNPITNIIYVTSLGSWVNGSSTISVINGSSDKILKTIEVAGKPIGLTVNPISNKIYVINSDPKTVSVIDGQTDKIKAEILIGDSLGESSIITNPDSNLVYLGSINSESIRVINGTSDKLIEFEK from the coding sequence TTGATAGATAGACGACTGACTATTTTGAAGGATGTTGTCATACATCCCAAGTCTGCCCTCAGAGAAATTAACGAAAATGGTAAAAGTTATTTCTTTGCCGCAATTGCCATATTAGTCGCATTATCGATTGGTTCTGAATTACTACAGGTTGACAATCAATTATCAAAATTGACTGGTTCAACTTTTGAAAAAACTTTACAGTTTTTTTTAATTGGGGCTTCCATAGGTGTAGAATTTCTTATTACTGGTCTAGTGTTATACGTAGGACGATTTCTTAAAGGAAAAGCAAACTTTAGGGGATTGTTTTCTTCGTTTCAATATGCAGGGGTCATTCCAGCAATTCTAATGAGTACAATAATTTCGTACATGAATACCTCAATACTTCCTTCTGTTACGAATCACGAATCACATGGATTAATTAAATTATTATTTGTCGGTTCTGCGATGTTACCAGTATTCGTTTGGTCAATAATACTTTCAATTATAGCATGCAGGGAAGCTCACGGGTTTAGTACTGGAAGATCTATTGCGACTTTTTTGATCTCGGGTTTAATTATTGCCATAATTGCAATTGTAATAATTCTGAGTTCTCTACTTGGTTCTAACGCCTTTATGGGTGCTATCACGCCAGCACCATCAAATAACCATGCGACATATTCAGCTTCTACTGTTGGTATCAAAGTTAACAAACCAGTCGGAGATATGGCATTCAATTCTGTCACAAACAAGCTATATGCAATAACTAATCCAAGTATCGGAACTGGTTATGCTGGACTTTTAGTAATAGACAGCTCAAAAAATGAATTAATTCAGCAAATAAGGTTTTCTCATTTACCACTATCTGTTGCCGTAAATCCAAATACAAATCTCATATATGTGGGCAGGATGTCTGATGAAATTCATTCATACAAAAGTGTCGTTGATGTGATTAATGGTGCAAATTATCAGATTATTTCTTCCATAGAGGTTGGTGAATCAGCTAAAGACATTGCGATCAACACTAATACCAACATGGTTTATGTTGCAAATTTCTGGTCAGATTCAGTTTCGGTTATTGATGGATTAACAAATAAGGTTGTAAAAACAATCATGGTTGGCAAAAATCCGACCTCAATCGCTGTCGATTCAACAACAAACAAAATCTATGTCACAAATAATAATTCAGGAAGGGGTGACCCCTATGACGATAGAATTTTTGTTATTGATGGTAAATCTCTTCAAGTCTCAAATATCATTCAAGTTGGAAAAAGACCTTGGGAAATAGATGTTAACCCTATAACAAATATTATTTATGTTACAAGTTTAGGTTCTTGGGTAAATGGCAGCTCAACCATTTCTGTAATCAATGGAAGTTCCGATAAAATATTGAAAACCATAGAGGTTGCAGGTAAACCAATTGGTCTGACAGTAAACCCAATATCAAATAAGATTTATGTTATAAATTCAGATCCTAAAACAGTTTCAGTGATTGATGGTCAGACGGATAAGATAAAAGCAGAAATTCTCATAGGGGATAGTTTAGGGGAATCAAGTATTATCACAAACCCTGATTCGAATTTGGTATATTTAGGAAGTATTAATTCCGAATCGATTAGAGTAATTAATGGTACATCTGATAAATTGATCGAATTTGAGAAATAA
- a CDS encoding MG2 domain-containing protein gives MANEPKATESFSEPAKRPSKAWYLVPIFFGIIGGLVMYLVLKDTDRKMAKKGIILSIILTVAIFAISVVAGVLMVLLHPFTPKLSAAECDMYKAEVAKSAWPMTATRKLMADGGCTPSPQPSYDQSTAQTPPPSPQPLSGQSTAQIPSSSTQPSSHISLTISTDKSSYFSGDTVTLTVVFSGINQHQNIQVDIKDPTGITVVSKTATTDITGVASLQFNLPSSAQSGSYQAVVTSSYDGNEWENSATFYLQQNRSPSQ, from the coding sequence ATGGCAAATGAGCCAAAAGCAACCGAAAGTTTTTCCGAACCAGCCAAAAGACCATCTAAAGCGTGGTACCTAGTACCAATTTTCTTTGGAATCATAGGAGGTCTAGTCATGTATCTTGTCCTAAAAGATACTGATAGAAAAATGGCCAAGAAGGGCATTATTTTGAGCATAATTTTGACTGTGGCAATATTTGCAATTTCAGTTGTTGCAGGAGTATTGATGGTACTATTACATCCATTTACACCAAAGTTGTCTGCTGCAGAGTGTGATATGTATAAAGCAGAAGTGGCTAAATCTGCATGGCCAATGACTGCAACTAGAAAACTAATGGCTGATGGCGGTTGTACACCATCCCCTCAACCCTCATATGATCAGTCAACTGCACAAACACCTCCACCATCTCCTCAACCCTTATCTGGTCAGTCAACTGCACAAATACCTTCATCATCTACTCAACCATCGTCCCACATCAGCCTTACAATCTCGACTGATAAATCATCATACTTTTCAGGAGATACGGTAACGCTTACAGTAGTTTTCTCGGGTATAAATCAACACCAAAATATTCAAGTAGACATCAAAGACCCAACGGGAATCACCGTTGTCTCAAAGACTGCTACAACCGATATCACAGGTGTTGCAAGTTTGCAATTCAACTTACCGTCGTCTGCCCAATCAGGTTCATATCAAGCAGTAGTAACATCATCATATGACGGCAACGAGTGGGAAAATTCTGCAACATTTTATCTGCAACAGAATAGATCACCATCTCAATAG
- a CDS encoding winged helix-turn-helix domain-containing protein, whose amino-acid sequence MAVHSRRNKLEIYYSILTAIKSEATYGDVRPTRIQFLSNMSYDKINKYFDELEDSKMIIKKPLVLTDKGKEFLVDYEKIHDFMVKIGLKYVNDMEVRL is encoded by the coding sequence ATGGCTGTCCATTCACGTAGGAACAAACTAGAGATCTATTATTCTATTTTGACCGCTATCAAGTCTGAAGCTACATACGGCGACGTCAGACCTACCAGAATACAATTTCTTAGTAACATGTCATATGATAAGATTAACAAATATTTTGATGAGCTTGAAGATAGTAAAATGATCATAAAAAAACCACTTGTACTAACAGACAAAGGCAAAGAGTTTCTAGTCGATTATGAGAAGATACATGATTTCATGGTAAAAATTGGCCTCAAGTATGTAAATGATATGGAAGTTAGGTTATAA
- a CDS encoding type VI secretion system tube protein Hcp, producing the protein MHKILLGAIIAAAFLLAYPSLMIPQQSIAQTTDQSTSTGGTTGSVLQCNTSTRAGVSMTIDGLNGVNGSPCVFEIKDWSFGVENPTTIGSATGGAGAGKVSFHDIHITKTTDSASPTLFLNSATGAHYKTVTIQMRKAGGDQHSAFLKFTFGTVFTTKIDWSGPGDEGPEESITFVYGSLGVQYIPQSTDGTVGTPITNCFDSVRNTIC; encoded by the coding sequence ATGCACAAAATACTTTTAGGTGCAATAATTGCAGCGGCATTTTTGCTGGCTTATCCCAGCTTGATGATACCGCAACAAAGTATTGCCCAAACAACAGATCAGAGTACAAGTACAGGCGGGACAACAGGTAGTGTACTGCAATGCAACACATCAACTCGCGCAGGGGTATCTATGACAATAGATGGATTAAATGGAGTAAATGGAAGCCCATGCGTATTTGAGATAAAGGATTGGAGCTTTGGTGTAGAAAATCCAACTACAATAGGCTCTGCAACAGGAGGTGCTGGTGCTGGCAAGGTCAGCTTCCATGATATTCACATCACAAAGACGACGGATAGCGCATCACCAACTTTGTTTCTAAATTCTGCAACTGGCGCACACTACAAAACAGTTACCATCCAAATGCGAAAGGCTGGCGGTGATCAACACTCAGCATTCTTAAAGTTCACCTTTGGTACTGTCTTTACTACAAAAATCGACTGGAGTGGACCTGGAGATGAAGGGCCGGAGGAATCAATCACCTTTGTCTATGGATCACTTGGAGTACAATACATACCACAAAGTACTGATGGTACAGTTGGTACGCCTATAACAAATTGCTTTGATTCTGTACGAAACACAATTTGTTAG
- a CDS encoding metal-sensitive transcriptional regulator produces the protein MTHHKLPEVEKRLARIEGHVKGIRKMIDEGKSYPEIVQQITAVRAALDGALGVIVEDLLDHISKTSNAKGKKAAIELKDTVSKIL, from the coding sequence ATGACTCATCATAAACTGCCTGAAGTAGAAAAAAGACTGGCGAGGATAGAGGGTCATGTTAAAGGCATAAGGAAAATGATTGATGAAGGAAAAAGCTATCCAGAAATTGTGCAGCAAATTACCGCAGTAAGAGCAGCTCTGGACGGTGCATTGGGAGTAATAGTTGAAGATCTGCTTGACCACATAAGTAAAACATCAAATGCTAAAGGAAAGAAAGCAGCCATTGAGCTAAAAGATACTGTATCAAAGATTCTTTAA
- a CDS encoding PPOX class F420-dependent oxidoreductase — translation MSMQVSRELTDSAISLFRGKNFAFIASLMNDGSPHITPVWIDYDGQFFLVNTAEGRTKQKNFERDSRVALSIVDKDNPYNTVTIRGKVVEQTRNGADEHIDKLAKKYLGVDKYPFRAPSEKRIILKIKPDKVFHMSS, via the coding sequence ATGTCCATGCAAGTCAGCCGAGAGCTTACAGATTCTGCAATCAGCCTTTTTAGGGGAAAGAATTTTGCATTCATTGCATCGCTAATGAATGACGGCTCCCCTCACATAACCCCCGTCTGGATTGATTATGACGGCCAGTTCTTTCTGGTCAACACTGCAGAGGGAAGAACAAAGCAAAAGAATTTTGAGCGAGACTCGCGAGTGGCACTATCAATAGTTGATAAGGACAATCCCTACAACACAGTTACCATTAGGGGCAAAGTTGTAGAGCAGACTAGAAACGGCGCAGATGAGCATATTGACAAGCTTGCAAAAAAATATCTTGGAGTAGACAAGTATCCATTTAGAGCACCTAGTGAAAAGCGAATCATTCTGAAAATAAAACCAGACAAGGTCTTTCACATGTCTAGCTGA
- a CDS encoding HAMP domain-containing sensor histidine kinase has product MGYRINQLTVAKILSIIVIAVGIAVTFGWIFDIVILKSIFPNYVTMKFSSSICFIFSGITLYFIARFKEGKGAIAHVAVPTSGLVIFLFMGTFLISNFISFQTGIESIFVKESGKVIATTIPGRPSIATMVNFILIIAYGIFSMSNSVKLRKSAVWIGYIVTGIGSVSLVGYVTNLPLLYYASPGISTAMAIHTGVLFVILGSIMILLRSYYQEVSIESLKIGKKLVSLFLIASITPIIFVGSLFYGITKQSVSADSFGVSIFIVGAISAITIGIFSISISRSIINPILKIKAVASQISTGHLDLQADENSKDELGDLAKAFNQMTNRIKQNEETKIKNEKLISIGELTSRLAHDLRNPLSVIKSSLNILKLRNPNMDEKSLENLNRLDRAVSRMTHQIDDVLDYVKPKPLALIDSSLLEILHSSLERMITSDDVIIRLPKYDIKLVCDNEKMEVVFVNLISNAAQAMNNKGEIIIDATETQDQILIEVKDNGPGIPDRIIPKIFDPLFTTRQIGTGLGLVSCKSIVEKHGGKIEVKTEIGKGTTFIIKLPKSKLD; this is encoded by the coding sequence ATGGGGTATAGAATAAACCAACTAACTGTAGCCAAAATATTGTCAATTATTGTAATAGCTGTAGGTATAGCAGTGACATTTGGTTGGATTTTTGACATTGTTATCTTAAAGTCAATCTTCCCAAATTACGTGACGATGAAGTTTAGCTCTAGCATCTGTTTTATCTTCAGCGGAATTACACTCTACTTTATTGCAAGATTCAAGGAAGGAAAAGGAGCCATTGCTCATGTAGCTGTACCTACGTCAGGACTAGTCATTTTTCTCTTTATGGGAACATTTTTGATATCTAATTTTATCTCGTTTCAAACTGGCATAGAGAGTATTTTTGTCAAGGAATCAGGCAAAGTAATAGCAACAACAATTCCTGGCAGGCCATCGATTGCCACCATGGTGAATTTTATTTTGATAATAGCGTATGGAATTTTCTCAATGTCAAATTCTGTCAAACTTAGAAAATCAGCTGTCTGGATTGGCTACATTGTTACAGGAATCGGTTCTGTATCTCTTGTAGGCTATGTCACTAACTTGCCATTGCTCTATTATGCTAGTCCCGGAATCAGCACCGCTATGGCAATTCATACAGGTGTGTTATTTGTTATCTTGGGTTCCATAATGATTCTTTTACGATCTTACTACCAAGAGGTGAGCATTGAATCCCTAAAGATTGGAAAAAAACTAGTATCTTTATTCCTAATTGCATCAATTACTCCCATTATTTTTGTAGGTAGCCTATTCTATGGCATTACAAAACAGTCAGTTTCAGCAGATTCTTTTGGAGTTAGTATTTTCATAGTAGGTGCAATATCTGCTATAACCATAGGGATTTTTTCTATTTCCATATCAAGATCAATAATAAATCCCATTTTGAAGATCAAAGCTGTTGCTTCACAAATATCAACTGGTCACCTAGATCTACAAGCTGATGAAAATTCTAAAGATGAGTTGGGCGATCTTGCTAAAGCTTTCAATCAAATGACTAACAGGATCAAACAAAATGAAGAGACGAAGATTAAAAATGAAAAATTAATTTCGATTGGAGAATTAACATCTAGGCTGGCACATGATTTGAGAAACCCACTTTCTGTAATCAAAAGCTCTCTTAACATATTAAAATTAAGAAATCCAAATATGGATGAAAAATCTCTTGAGAACTTGAACAGACTAGATAGAGCAGTTTCAAGAATGACACATCAAATTGATGATGTCTTGGATTATGTCAAACCCAAGCCCTTGGCTCTAATTGATTCCTCATTATTAGAAATATTACATTCATCGCTCGAACGAATGATTACTTCTGATGATGTGATCATTCGATTACCAAAATATGACATAAAATTAGTTTGTGATAACGAAAAGATGGAGGTTGTTTTTGTAAACCTAATCTCCAACGCAGCTCAAGCAATGAATAACAAAGGTGAAATCATCATAGATGCAACAGAAACACAAGATCAAATCTTAATAGAAGTAAAGGACAATGGACCCGGAATACCAGATCGCATTATTCCAAAAATATTTGACCCATTATTTACAACAAGGCAGATTGGAACAGGTCTAGGTCTAGTAAGCTGTAAAAGTATTGTTGAAAAACACGGAGGAAAAATTGAAGTGAAGACAGAAATTGGCAAGGGCACTACTTTTATTATAAAATTACCCAAATCTAAACTTGATTAG
- a CDS encoding alpha/beta hydrolase has translation MPFVSVGKENSSSIDLYYEDHGSGKPVVLIHGYPLSGASWEKQIPILLDAGFRVITYDRRGFGNSSKPTTGYNYDNFAEDLHKLVKHLGLHDFSLVGFSMGGGEIARYFGKYGSKGVKKAVFISAVPPFLLKTQDNPEGVDKAIFDGIQKAIAADRYAFFTEFFKNFFNTDLLLGKKVSEQTVQACWNLAASASAIASYACVPTWHEDFRKDLSRVDVPTLIIHGDADRIVPLSASGEKTAKLVKEARLVIVKDGPHCISWTHADEVNSALLDFLKS, from the coding sequence ATGCCGTTTGTGAGCGTCGGTAAGGAAAACTCGAGTTCAATTGATCTCTATTATGAAGATCATGGATCTGGAAAGCCAGTTGTGCTTATACACGGGTACCCGCTTAGCGGAGCTTCATGGGAAAAGCAAATTCCAATCTTGCTTGATGCAGGGTTTCGCGTCATCACATATGATCGCAGAGGCTTTGGTAACTCTAGCAAGCCGACAACAGGCTATAACTATGATAACTTTGCCGAGGACCTTCATAAACTTGTGAAACATCTGGGGCTACATGATTTTTCTCTGGTTGGATTTTCGATGGGAGGTGGAGAAATTGCTCGATACTTTGGAAAGTACGGATCCAAAGGCGTGAAAAAAGCAGTCTTCATAAGTGCTGTTCCACCTTTCTTGCTTAAAACGCAAGACAATCCTGAAGGGGTGGATAAAGCTATCTTTGATGGGATTCAAAAAGCAATAGCAGCTGATCGTTATGCATTCTTTACAGAGTTCTTCAAGAATTTCTTCAATACTGATTTGCTTTTAGGCAAGAAAGTGAGCGAACAGACAGTCCAAGCATGCTGGAATCTAGCTGCTAGTGCGTCTGCCATTGCAAGCTATGCTTGCGTACCTACTTGGCATGAAGATTTCAGAAAAGATCTTTCCCGAGTCGATGTGCCAACTCTAATCATTCACGGTGATGCAGATCGTATTGTCCCCCTATCAGCATCAGGGGAAAAAACAGCAAAGTTAGTCAAAGAGGCACGGCTGGTGATAGTAAAGGATGGGCCTCATTGTATATCATGGACACACGCAGATGAAGTAAACTCTGCATTACTGGACTTTCTCAAATCCTAA